Part of the Pseudodesulfovibrio hydrargyri genome is shown below.
CCGGATCGTCGTAGTTGGATGAGAACGTAACGGCTTCCAATTCAGAGACCCCGGAATCTGCAAGCGCCTTATCCAGGTTTCCCCGCTTGATTGGGTAAGTATGCCTTTTGGCCAGCTTGGTCCGGCCGTTGAATCGGTATTCCAAAACCGTTGCGGTTTCCTTCGCTGGGCCAATATGTGGCATACGATTAAAGAGGGCAAGGATGGGCCGGAGCGCACCGCTGCGGGGAGGGAAGGTAGAGGGCGGGCCATGCCCGTCTGTGTAGGCGCGTTGAGGAAACTTGAGGATTCCGATGTAACCCTTGCGTTTCCTGAACTGAACTGAAGTATTCTTGACATTTTGCCCCGTTGCCGTAGAAAAGGCGGACTGGCCGGAGCCGTGTCCCGTCAATTCAACCAGCGCCGCACCTATGCTTTTCAACTCACCGGAATTCCTTTTCCTGTTCCTGCCCGCGGCCTGTCTGATCTTCTATTTCGCCCGGCGCGTTTCGCCCACGGCCCAGGTTGTCTCCATCATCGGCCTGTCGCTCTTCTTCTACGGCTACTGGCGTATCGAGTACCTGCCCGTGCTCCTGTTCAGCCTGGCGACCAACGGGCTGTTCGCCTTTCTGATGGGCCGCGCCCGGTCAGAGGGCGTACGCAAGGCGTTGCTCGTCCTCGGGGTGGCCACGGCCCTGTCCGTGCTCGGCTTCTACAAGTACACCCATTTCCTGCTGGAGAATCTGAGCCTCCTGTTCGGCTTCGACTACACAGGACAGGCCGGGGAAATCCCCATCGGCCTGTCGTTCTACACATTCACGGCCATCGCCTTTCTGACCGATATCCACACCCGGCGTATCCAGGGCTACACCTGGCCCGAATACGGGGCGACCATCACCTATTTCCCCCACCTTGTGGCCGGGCCGATCCTTTTTCATCACGACACCATCCCGCAGCTGCGCATGCCGGGCGGCATCCGCTTCACCCCGGAGCGGGTCATGCTCTTCCTGTTTTTCTTTTCCGTGGGGCTGCTCAAAAAAACCGGGCTGGCGGACAACATCGCCCACTTCTCCGACCCGATCTTCACCCAGGTGGCGGGCGGCGGCATCCCGGACCCGGGCCAGGCGTGGCGGGCGGCGCTCTGCTATTCCATGCAGCTCTATTTCGACTTTTCCGGCTACTCGGACATGGCCATCGGCCTGGGCTGTCTGCTCGGCATCCGCATCCCGGCCAACTTCTATTCGCCCTACCGGTCCAGGAACATAGCCGAGTTCTGGCAGCGCTGGCACATCTCGCTCGGTTACTTCCTGCGCACCTACCTGTACATCCCGCTGGGCGGCAACCGCAAAGGGGCCTCCCGCACCCTGGTCAACCTGTTCATCGTCTTCTTCCTGTGCGGGCTGTGGCACGGCGCGGGCTGGACCTTCGTGGTCTGGGGCGTGATGCACGGCGTGGCCATGGTCGTGCAACGCGTCTTCTCCTCGCGGGTCAGGCTGCCGGACACCCGGCTGGTCGCGGCCTGTT
Proteins encoded:
- a CDS encoding MBOAT family O-acyltransferase is translated as MLFNSPEFLFLFLPAACLIFYFARRVSPTAQVVSIIGLSLFFYGYWRIEYLPVLLFSLATNGLFAFLMGRARSEGVRKALLVLGVATALSVLGFYKYTHFLLENLSLLFGFDYTGQAGEIPIGLSFYTFTAIAFLTDIHTRRIQGYTWPEYGATITYFPHLVAGPILFHHDTIPQLRMPGGIRFTPERVMLFLFFFSVGLLKKTGLADNIAHFSDPIFTQVAGGGIPDPGQAWRAALCYSMQLYFDFSGYSDMAIGLGCLLGIRIPANFYSPYRSRNIAEFWQRWHISLGYFLRTYLYIPLGGNRKGASRTLVNLFIVFFLCGLWHGAGWTFVVWGVMHGVAMVVQRVFSSRVRLPDTRLVAACSILVTFVFAVFAWVVFRAESFHSAWVIMQAMVGVSGSRLHNLPDQHVELYLGLLLLVVWLMPNTLQVMRRFDPAILLGRRNEYPFARLVPAALREGRAFAYAAGTLSALALVTGTVFMFVNGQVRYLYFDF